The following coding sequences lie in one Danio rerio strain Tuebingen ecotype United States chromosome 3, GRCz12tu, whole genome shotgun sequence genomic window:
- the slc25a10a gene encoding mitochondrial dicarboxylate carrier isoform X4 — MVNVRMQNDMKLPPVLRRNYAHALDGLLRVLKEEGIRKLFSGASMAASRGALVTVGQLSCYDQAKQLVLGTGLMTDNIFTHFVASFIAGGCATVLCQPMDVVKTRLMNSKGEYRGLIHCLSDTGKLGPKAFYKGLVPAGIRLIPHTVLTFIFLEQLRLYFGIRVVAAT, encoded by the exons ATGGTTAATGTCAG AATGCAAAATGATATGAAGCTGCCTCCTGTGCTTAGAAGAAA CTATGCGCACGCTCTTGATGGATTGTTACGTGTCTTAAAAGAAG AGGGAATACGGAAGCTGTTCTCAGGAGCCTCAATGGCAGCTAGTAGAGGGGCCTTGGTGACTGTGGGTCAG CTGTCTTGTTATGACCAGGCCAAGCAGCTGGTTTTGGGAACTGGTCTGATGACTGACAACATCTTCACTCACTTTGTTGCCAGTTTCATTGCG GGAGGCTGTGCTACAGTTCTCTGTCAGCCCATGGATGTGGTGAAAACCAGACTGATGAATTCAAAGGGGGAATACAGA GGATTAATTCATTGTCTGTCTGATACTGGAAAACTTGGACCTAAAGCTTTCTACAAG GGCCTGGTCCCCGCTGGAATCCGCCTGATTCCTCACACGGTTCTGACTTTCATCTTCCTGGAGCAGCTCAGATTGTACTTTGGCATTAGAGTTGTTGCCGCTACTTGA
- the slc25a10a gene encoding mitochondrial dicarboxylate carrier isoform X3, whose product MDGFPAVTSLSSNSACILADLRCREELTKTTGFVSGEKQKAGFTGGFIGTPADMVNVRMQNDMKLPPVLRRNYAHALDGLLRVLKEEGIRKLFSGASMAASRGALVTVGQLSCYDQAKQLVLGTGLMTDNIFTHFVASFIAGGCATVLCQPMDVVKTRLMNSKGEYRGLIHCLSDTGKLGPKAFYKGLVPAGIRLIPHTVLTFIFLEQLRLYFGIRVVAAT is encoded by the exons atggatggctttcctgctgttaccagtttgtccagtaactCAGCATGTAtattggcggacttgagatgcagagaggagttgactaagACAACAGGGTTCGTGTCTGGTGAAAaacagaaagcgg gTTTTACTGGGGGTTTTATTGGGACACCAGCAGACATGGTTAATGTCAG AATGCAAAATGATATGAAGCTGCCTCCTGTGCTTAGAAGAAA CTATGCGCACGCTCTTGATGGATTGTTACGTGTCTTAAAAGAAG AGGGAATACGGAAGCTGTTCTCAGGAGCCTCAATGGCAGCTAGTAGAGGGGCCTTGGTGACTGTGGGTCAG CTGTCTTGTTATGACCAGGCCAAGCAGCTGGTTTTGGGAACTGGTCTGATGACTGACAACATCTTCACTCACTTTGTTGCCAGTTTCATTGCG GGAGGCTGTGCTACAGTTCTCTGTCAGCCCATGGATGTGGTGAAAACCAGACTGATGAATTCAAAGGGGGAATACAGA GGATTAATTCATTGTCTGTCTGATACTGGAAAACTTGGACCTAAAGCTTTCTACAAG GGCCTGGTCCCCGCTGGAATCCGCCTGATTCCTCACACGGTTCTGACTTTCATCTTCCTGGAGCAGCTCAGATTGTACTTTGGCATTAGAGTTGTTGCCGCTACTTGA
- the slc25a10a gene encoding mitochondrial dicarboxylate carrier isoform X2, with the protein MRMTGMAVQVVRSDGVFALYNGLSASLCRQMSYSMTRFAIYETVRDQIASQNQGPMPFYQKILLAAFGGFTGGFIGTPADMVNVRMQNDMKLPPVLRRNYAHALDGLLRVLKEEGIRKLFSGASMAASRGALVTVGQLSCYDQAKQLVLGTGLMTDNIFTHFVASFIAGGCATVLCQPMDVVKTRLMNSKGEYRGLIHCLSDTGKLGPKAFYKGLVPAGIRLIPHTVLTFIFLEQLRLYFGIRVVAAT; encoded by the exons ATGAGAATGACTGGCATGGCTGTACAGGTGGTGCGCAGTGATGGAGTGTTTGCACTCTACAATGGCCTCAGTGCCTCCCTCTGCAGGCAG ATGTCATACTCAATGACCCGCTTCGCCATATATGAAACTGTGAGAGACCAGATAGCCAGTCAAAACCAGGGGCCCATGCCCTTCTACCAGAAGATTTTACTGGCTGCTTTTGGAG gTTTTACTGGGGGTTTTATTGGGACACCAGCAGACATGGTTAATGTCAG AATGCAAAATGATATGAAGCTGCCTCCTGTGCTTAGAAGAAA CTATGCGCACGCTCTTGATGGATTGTTACGTGTCTTAAAAGAAG AGGGAATACGGAAGCTGTTCTCAGGAGCCTCAATGGCAGCTAGTAGAGGGGCCTTGGTGACTGTGGGTCAG CTGTCTTGTTATGACCAGGCCAAGCAGCTGGTTTTGGGAACTGGTCTGATGACTGACAACATCTTCACTCACTTTGTTGCCAGTTTCATTGCG GGAGGCTGTGCTACAGTTCTCTGTCAGCCCATGGATGTGGTGAAAACCAGACTGATGAATTCAAAGGGGGAATACAGA GGATTAATTCATTGTCTGTCTGATACTGGAAAACTTGGACCTAAAGCTTTCTACAAG GGCCTGGTCCCCGCTGGAATCCGCCTGATTCCTCACACGGTTCTGACTTTCATCTTCCTGGAGCAGCTCAGATTGTACTTTGGCATTAGAGTTGTTGCCGCTACTTGA